One segment of Pleomorphomonas sp. PLEO DNA contains the following:
- the cyoA gene encoding ubiquinol oxidase subunit II translates to MPSGPRFARLRSASILLGFTLLSAGCRFAVLDPSGPIAAKEKQLILISTALMLLVVVPVIILTLVFAFWYRASNTRANAMPNWAHSNAIEVVVWTVPLLIVITLGWLAWTTTHALDPYRPIEGNGKPTLEIDVVALDWKWLFIYPEQNIASVNEVAFPVDTPVHFKITSDTVMNSFFIPGLAGQIYAMAGMRTELSLIANKPGTFEGMSANYSGAGFSGMKFKALASSDADFEAWTRKVAASGHPLDEPTYADLAKQRENSPVIYYAPGNAGLLRSLIDKYRHTPPPEHTGSQVNASATK, encoded by the coding sequence ATGCCCAGCGGACCCCGCTTCGCCCGTCTGCGTTCGGCCTCGATCCTCCTAGGTTTCACCCTGCTCTCGGCCGGGTGCCGGTTCGCGGTGCTGGACCCGAGCGGCCCGATCGCCGCCAAGGAGAAACAGCTCATCCTCATCTCCACGGCGCTGATGCTGCTGGTGGTGGTGCCGGTCATCATCCTGACGCTGGTCTTTGCCTTCTGGTATCGCGCTTCCAACACACGCGCCAACGCCATGCCCAATTGGGCACATTCCAACGCCATCGAGGTGGTGGTGTGGACCGTGCCGCTGCTCATCGTCATCACGCTCGGCTGGCTCGCCTGGACCACGACCCATGCCCTCGATCCCTACCGACCGATCGAAGGCAACGGAAAACCGACGCTGGAGATCGACGTCGTGGCGCTCGATTGGAAATGGCTGTTCATCTACCCGGAGCAGAACATCGCTTCCGTCAACGAGGTGGCCTTCCCCGTCGACACGCCGGTGCACTTCAAGATCACCTCCGACACGGTGATGAACTCCTTCTTCATCCCCGGACTTGCCGGCCAGATCTATGCCATGGCCGGCATGCGGACCGAACTCAGCCTGATCGCCAACAAGCCGGGCACCTTCGAGGGCATGTCGGCCAACTACAGCGGCGCCGGCTTTTCGGGCATGAAGTTCAAGGCGCTCGCCAGCTCGGATGCCGATTTCGAAGCCTGGACGCGCAAAGTCGCCGCCAGCGGCCATCCGCTCGATGAGCCCACCTATGCCGACCTCGCCAAACAGCGGGAGAACAGCCCGGTCATCTATTACGCGCCAGGCAATGCCGGCCTGCTGCGAAGCCTCATCGACAAATACCGCCATACACCGCCGCCGGAGCACACTGGCAGCCAGGTCAATGCGTCCGCCACAAAGTGA
- a CDS encoding cation:proton antiporter: protein MEAKLSLFQVFALLIVTTAGFSWLNRRFIGLPEHIALLLMGLGAAVALVLVERIVPSLWPVTAVEAMLRQIDFGATLLQGVLAFLLFAAAITVDWEELKQRSLAIALLATIGVALSAGLVAAMLWGVAALAGLSISFAWCLVFGALIAPTDPIAVSAALQHLALPDRLRIDVTGESLFNDGVGVVLFTLALSMATGDGQAGIAIAGVHMLFEIAGALLLGVVAASIAVRAFRGIDDYSVEILISLALAMGGYALADAIGVSGPITVVASGVLIGNLGAPRAMSERTRAYFYGFWRLIDDLLNAALFVLLGLEVLVLHLQLAPLMFGLIAVPVVLIARSVTVAATLATLGSWLRFDRGAGIILTWAAVRGAISAALALSVPYGPERELILAATYAVILFSSIVQGLSLERVIRLTTNVSSAAVSPTQPADRQPPPVEKK from the coding sequence GTGGAGGCTAAACTGTCGCTTTTCCAAGTCTTCGCGCTGCTGATCGTCACCACCGCCGGCTTCAGTTGGCTGAACCGTCGCTTCATCGGACTGCCCGAGCATATCGCGCTGTTGCTGATGGGCCTCGGCGCGGCGGTTGCGCTGGTGCTGGTGGAGCGGATCGTACCGTCACTGTGGCCGGTCACCGCCGTCGAGGCGATGCTGCGTCAGATCGACTTCGGGGCGACGCTGCTGCAGGGCGTGCTCGCCTTCTTGCTGTTCGCCGCCGCCATCACGGTGGACTGGGAGGAACTCAAGCAACGCAGCCTTGCCATTGCCTTGCTCGCCACCATTGGCGTGGCGCTGTCGGCAGGGCTGGTGGCCGCCATGCTTTGGGGGGTCGCGGCATTGGCCGGCCTTTCGATTTCCTTCGCCTGGTGCCTGGTGTTCGGCGCGCTGATTGCCCCGACCGATCCCATTGCCGTATCGGCGGCACTCCAACATCTGGCGCTGCCGGATCGGCTGCGCATCGACGTCACCGGCGAGTCCCTATTCAACGACGGCGTCGGCGTTGTGCTGTTCACGCTGGCACTGTCGATGGCCACCGGCGACGGCCAAGCCGGTATCGCCATCGCCGGGGTGCATATGCTGTTCGAGATTGCCGGCGCCCTGCTGCTCGGCGTCGTGGCCGCCAGCATCGCCGTGCGCGCCTTCCGTGGCATCGACGACTATTCGGTTGAGATTCTGATCTCGCTGGCGCTGGCCATGGGCGGTTATGCGCTGGCTGACGCCATCGGCGTCAGTGGGCCGATCACCGTCGTCGCGTCGGGCGTGTTGATCGGCAACCTCGGCGCGCCACGCGCCATGAGCGAGCGCACGCGCGCCTATTTCTACGGTTTCTGGCGCCTGATCGACGACCTGCTCAACGCTGCCCTGTTCGTGCTGCTCGGCCTCGAAGTGCTGGTGCTGCACCTTCAGCTGGCGCCCCTCATGTTCGGCCTGATCGCCGTGCCGGTGGTGCTGATCGCCCGTTCGGTCACCGTCGCCGCCACGCTCGCCACGCTGGGAAGCTGGCTGCGCTTTGATCGCGGCGCCGGCATCATCCTCACCTGGGCGGCGGTGCGCGGCGCCATCTCGGCGGCGCTGGCCCTATCGGTGCCCTACGGGCCGGAGCGTGAGCTGATCCTGGCGGCAACCTACGCGGTGATCCTGTTTTCCTCGATCGTCCAGGGCTTGTCGCTGGAGCGTGTCATCCGCCTGACGACAAACGTTTCGTCGGCCGCCGTATCTCCAACGCAGCCGGCCGACCGGCAACCGCCACCGGTCGAAAAAAAATGA
- a CDS encoding membrane-bound PQQ-dependent dehydrogenase, glucose/quinate/shikimate family, translated as MPILYTTHRPPWLVLLLALVIGLIGLVLLIGGAYLAYVGGSPYYALAGLGLLATSWLLWRGNALALWFYILVYAATLVWAVWEAGLDGWALLPRVVAPTVMLLFVVLAIPALSPRRGGWRVAFLAALVILFSAGIIGLTLPNANVTSYTGDLPPAGSANAMADPSLRQAGPDWPTYGGSESARRYSPLDQITPDNAGKLKRVWDIHTGDLPQSAFAKGKYGAETTPLKIGNALYLCTPKNIILSLDPATGKERWRYDPKVSDDWIPYTAACRGVSYYQVPNAPADEACASRIIEGTLDARLIAVDANTGVPCPGFGADGAVDTKAGMGEVNPGMLSITAAPTIVRGVIVTGHQVLDGQIRSAPSGAIQGYDAVTGVLRWAWDMKQPDLTGVPPAGQTYARGTPNMWTAASGDEQLGLVYLPLGNSAVDYWSSQRSDVENEFANSLVAIDVGTGKPVWHFQTVHKDVWDYDLGSQATLIDFPADGGTVPALVLPSKQGDIYILDRRTGKVLTPMEEQAAPTGGVEPEQRSPTQPHSLYHTLRKANLTEKDMWGMSPIDQMVCRIQFRTASYKGYFTPPVSAGHSIEYPGYNGGSDWGGIAVDPGRGIIVANYNDMPNYVNLVPRDEADRLGWAPRGQERGKIGGAEGAGDPQAETPFAVNVNAGWRLPFTGLLCKEPPYGGIRAIDLKSGKTLWDRPFGTARTNGPFGIPSLLPVDIGTPNNGGAVVTAGGVVFIAAATDNLIRAIDLKTGKTLWTDTLPGGGQATPMTYEANGKQYVAIMAGGHHFMETPISDEVIAYALP; from the coding sequence ATGCCCATCCTCTACACGACGCACCGGCCACCTTGGCTGGTCCTTCTCCTCGCCCTGGTGATTGGCCTGATCGGCCTCGTTCTGCTCATCGGCGGCGCCTATCTCGCCTATGTTGGCGGCTCGCCCTATTACGCCCTCGCCGGCCTCGGGCTTTTGGCGACCTCTTGGCTGCTTTGGCGCGGCAACGCGCTGGCGCTGTGGTTCTACATTCTCGTCTACGCCGCCACACTGGTGTGGGCGGTATGGGAAGCCGGCCTTGATGGCTGGGCGCTGCTGCCGCGCGTCGTCGCCCCCACGGTCATGCTGCTGTTCGTTGTGCTGGCCATACCCGCGCTATCCCCCCGACGCGGCGGCTGGCGGGTGGCGTTTCTCGCCGCCCTGGTGATCCTCTTCTCGGCGGGCATCATCGGCCTGACGCTGCCGAACGCCAATGTCACCAGTTACACCGGCGACCTGCCCCCGGCTGGCTCCGCCAACGCCATGGCCGACCCATCGTTGCGTCAGGCCGGCCCCGACTGGCCGACCTATGGCGGCAGCGAAAGCGCCCGCCGCTATTCGCCGCTCGATCAGATCACACCGGACAATGCCGGCAAGCTCAAACGCGTTTGGGACATCCACACCGGCGACCTGCCTCAGTCGGCCTTTGCCAAGGGCAAATACGGCGCCGAGACGACACCGCTCAAGATCGGCAACGCGCTCTACCTCTGCACTCCGAAGAACATCATCCTTTCGCTCGACCCGGCCACCGGCAAGGAGCGCTGGCGCTACGACCCCAAGGTCAGCGACGACTGGATTCCCTACACCGCCGCCTGTCGCGGCGTCAGCTATTACCAGGTGCCAAATGCCCCCGCCGATGAGGCCTGCGCCAGCCGCATCATCGAAGGCACGCTCGACGCCCGCCTGATCGCCGTCGATGCCAACACCGGCGTCCCCTGCCCCGGCTTCGGCGCCGATGGCGCCGTCGACACCAAAGCCGGCATGGGCGAAGTCAATCCCGGCATGCTGTCGATCACCGCCGCGCCGACCATCGTGCGCGGCGTTATCGTCACCGGCCACCAGGTGCTCGATGGCCAGATCCGCAGCGCGCCCTCCGGCGCGATCCAGGGCTATGACGCCGTCACCGGCGTGCTGCGCTGGGCCTGGGACATGAAGCAGCCGGATTTGACTGGCGTTCCGCCGGCCGGCCAAACCTACGCGCGTGGCACGCCTAACATGTGGACGGCGGCCAGCGGCGACGAGCAGCTCGGCCTCGTCTACTTGCCCTTGGGCAACTCGGCCGTCGACTATTGGAGCAGCCAGCGCAGCGACGTCGAGAACGAGTTCGCCAATTCGCTGGTGGCAATTGACGTCGGCACCGGCAAACCCGTCTGGCATTTCCAGACGGTGCACAAGGACGTCTGGGACTATGACCTGGGGTCGCAGGCGACGCTGATCGACTTCCCGGCCGACGGCGGCACCGTGCCGGCTCTGGTTCTGCCCTCAAAGCAAGGCGACATCTACATTCTCGATCGTCGCACCGGCAAGGTCCTGACGCCAATGGAGGAACAGGCGGCACCTACCGGCGGCGTCGAGCCCGAGCAGCGTTCGCCCACCCAGCCGCACTCGCTCTACCACACGCTACGCAAGGCCAACCTCACAGAGAAGGACATGTGGGGCATGTCGCCGATCGACCAGATGGTCTGTCGCATTCAGTTCCGCACGGCGAGCTACAAAGGCTACTTCACGCCCCCGGTGTCGGCCGGCCACAGCATCGAATATCCCGGCTACAACGGCGGTTCGGATTGGGGCGGCATCGCCGTCGATCCGGGGCGCGGCATCATCGTCGCCAACTATAACGACATGCCCAATTACGTGAATCTGGTACCCCGTGACGAAGCCGACCGCCTGGGTTGGGCACCGCGCGGCCAGGAGCGCGGCAAGATCGGCGGCGCGGAAGGCGCCGGCGATCCGCAGGCCGAAACGCCGTTCGCCGTCAACGTCAATGCCGGCTGGCGCCTGCCGTTCACCGGCCTGCTCTGCAAGGAGCCTCCCTATGGCGGCATCCGGGCGATCGACCTCAAGAGCGGCAAGACGCTGTGGGACCGGCCCTTCGGAACCGCCCGTACCAACGGCCCGTTCGGCATCCCCTCCTTGTTGCCCGTCGACATCGGCACGCCCAACAACGGCGGCGCGGTGGTGACGGCCGGTGGGGTGGTGTTCATCGCCGCCGCCACCGACAACCTCATCCGCGCCATCGACCTCAAGACCGGCAAGACACTGTGGACCGACACGCTGCCGGGCGGCGGACAGGCGACGCCGATGACCTACGAGGCGAATGGCAAGCAGTATGTGGCGATCATGGCCGGCGGCCATCACTTCATGGAAACGCCGATCAGCGACGAGGTGATCGCCTATGCACTGCCTTGA
- a CDS encoding MFS transporter, which produces MSTAASLTSDSIGRAEQFSTRVAFFIAGFGGAVWAGLVPFAKTRAGLEAGGLGLLLLSFGIGSIIAMPLAGALAGKYGCRRVLIATSLMVCVALPALATLSSPMLLAAALFVLGAGVGSVDCVINIQAVIVERAAGRALMSGFHGLFSVGGIAGAGGCSVILSLGGSPVIVSLVAFVFTAAMLAWAAPHFLTYGGDTSGPAFALPHGVVLFIGILCFIVFLTEGSILDWSAVFLTSTRAADPAHAGLGYAAFATTMTIGRLSGDAIVRRVSRTTIILVGGLLAASGLLVATLVPSVLAALVGFALVGAGCSNIVPVLYSAIGKQTLMPESVAVPAITTLGYAGILMGPAAIGFVAHVASLPTAFLIVSVSLIGVAVSGRFLKA; this is translated from the coding sequence ATGTCCACCGCCGCCAGCCTGACGTCCGACAGCATCGGCCGCGCCGAACAGTTCTCGACCCGTGTCGCCTTTTTCATTGCCGGTTTCGGCGGCGCCGTCTGGGCGGGGCTGGTGCCGTTTGCCAAGACGCGGGCGGGCCTTGAGGCAGGTGGTCTCGGCCTGTTGCTGCTCTCCTTCGGCATCGGCTCGATCATCGCCATGCCGCTTGCCGGGGCGCTGGCCGGAAAATACGGCTGCCGCCGAGTGCTGATCGCCACCTCGCTGATGGTCTGCGTCGCCTTGCCGGCGTTGGCCACTTTATCGAGCCCCATGCTGCTCGCCGCCGCGCTGTTCGTGCTGGGCGCCGGTGTTGGCTCGGTCGATTGTGTGATCAACATTCAGGCGGTGATCGTCGAGCGGGCGGCCGGGCGGGCGCTGATGAGCGGCTTTCATGGCTTGTTCAGTGTCGGCGGCATCGCAGGCGCCGGCGGTTGCTCCGTCATTCTCAGCCTTGGCGGTTCGCCGGTCATCGTGTCGCTCGTCGCCTTCGTCTTCACGGCGGCGATGCTGGCGTGGGCCGCCCCGCATTTTCTCACCTATGGCGGCGATACCTCGGGGCCAGCCTTCGCGCTGCCGCATGGCGTGGTGCTGTTCATCGGCATTCTCTGCTTCATTGTCTTCCTGACCGAAGGCTCCATTCTCGACTGGAGCGCGGTGTTCCTGACTTCCACGCGCGCCGCCGACCCGGCTCATGCCGGCCTCGGCTACGCCGCCTTTGCCACGACCATGACTATTGGCCGCCTCTCGGGTGACGCCATCGTCCGGCGGGTCAGCCGCACGACGATCATTCTGGTCGGTGGGCTTCTCGCCGCGTCAGGTTTGTTGGTTGCAACGCTGGTGCCATCGGTGCTCGCAGCGCTGGTCGGCTTTGCGCTGGTTGGCGCCGGCTGCTCCAACATCGTGCCGGTGCTCTACAGCGCCATCGGCAAGCAGACGCTGATGCCGGAGAGCGTTGCCGTGCCGGCGATAACGACGCTCGGCTATGCCGGCATCCTGATGGGACCGGCGGCCATCGGCTTCGTCGCTCATGTCGCTTCGCTGCCGACCGCCTTCCTGATCGTTTCGGTATCGCTGATCGGCGTGGCGGTGAGCGGACGCTTCCTGAAAGCGTGA
- the arfB gene encoding alternative ribosome rescue aminoacyl-tRNA hydrolase ArfB, with amino-acid sequence MIYVTDRLYIDEKDLSFTYVLASGPGGQNVNKVATAVALRYDLYNASGIPWETKVRASRIAGPSRLTQAGEIIIQAQRFRSQERNRDDAIERLKTILAEAAVPPKPRVATKPTRASKVRRVDAKTKRGAVKRDRQRPAGEE; translated from the coding sequence ATGATCTACGTGACCGACCGGCTCTACATCGATGAGAAGGACCTGTCCTTCACTTACGTCCTGGCGTCCGGCCCGGGCGGGCAGAACGTCAACAAGGTGGCGACGGCGGTGGCGCTGCGCTACGACCTTTACAACGCCTCGGGAATTCCTTGGGAAACCAAGGTGCGGGCGTCGCGCATCGCCGGCCCGTCGCGGCTGACGCAGGCCGGCGAGATCATCATCCAGGCCCAGCGCTTCCGCTCGCAGGAGCGCAATCGCGACGATGCCATTGAGCGGTTGAAGACCATTCTCGCCGAAGCGGCGGTGCCGCCGAAGCCGCGCGTCGCCACCAAGCCGACGCGGGCGAGCAAGGTGCGCCGCGTCGATGCCAAGACCAAGCGCGGCGCCGTCAAGCGCGACCGTCAACGGCCGGCGGGCGAGGAGTGA
- a CDS encoding GFA family protein: MALIVGGCLCGRVRYEVERDGAIVDYCHCDTCRRSTGGATVAWMQVHPSRFRVTAGEAVAYASSEKMIRHFCSACGSQLYMTDAEGRSVGVTVGTLDDKDAVVPAAHGWDSARPSWLCLADDLPRFAADPDYDN; the protein is encoded by the coding sequence ATGGCGCTCATCGTCGGCGGTTGCCTGTGCGGCCGTGTTCGCTACGAGGTGGAACGCGACGGCGCCATCGTCGACTACTGCCACTGCGACACATGCCGCCGCTCGACGGGCGGCGCTACCGTCGCCTGGATGCAGGTGCATCCGAGCCGCTTCCGCGTCACGGCCGGTGAGGCGGTGGCCTATGCTTCGTCAGAGAAGATGATCCGGCATTTCTGCTCGGCCTGCGGCAGCCAGCTTTATATGACCGACGCCGAGGGGCGCTCGGTCGGCGTCACCGTCGGCACGCTCGACGACAAGGACGCGGTGGTGCCGGCCGCCCATGGCTGGGACAGCGCTCGTCCGAGCTGGCTGTGCCTTGCCGACGATCTGCCTCGCTTTGCCGCCGATCCCGATTACGACAACTGA
- the rmuC gene encoding DNA recombination protein RmuC, producing MPDLFKTTTLADAMPIIVLAAILVAALLVFAFRSAAARSRIAESEAAGRLELARMEERALRLTDADSQLSTLKERHAGITVDVARIRAMLEERDNETRRLKGELEAARTTLSEVKSKNEEDEADLREALGTVQSKLSAAHADLRAKTEEAETLKADLLHAREQREEAQRLLGEASKALAEVRSRTEAERKSSEEKLALLQDARAQLSDQFKALAADILEEKSKSFSEANRASLGTLIDPLKVQLADFKGKVEEVYINEAKERSALGEQVRQLFSLNQQLSRDANNLTSALRGQNKSQGNWGELILERVLEAAGLVKGLHFTPQESHSREDGSRIQPDVVLNLPGERYMVIDSKVSLNAYELFSTAEDDAVREGALRRHLDSIRGHIKDLSAKNYQEIHGISALDFVILFVPIEPAFLVAITRDAELWHQAWEKNILLVSPSSLLFVVRIVAQLWQKEQQSKNAQDIAKRGAELYDKFVGFVEDLEKVGKGLKDAQGAYDRAYGKFATGRGNVIRQAEMLRALGLKTAKRLDAGLLESADTDEETGALPAPEDQLS from the coding sequence GTGCCGGATTTGTTCAAGACCACCACCCTCGCCGACGCGATGCCGATCATTGTCCTCGCCGCGATCCTGGTGGCAGCCCTGTTAGTCTTCGCCTTCAGAAGTGCCGCCGCCCGAAGCCGGATCGCCGAGAGCGAGGCCGCCGGGCGATTGGAACTCGCCCGTATGGAGGAGCGCGCTCTCCGCCTTACCGACGCCGATAGCCAGCTCTCCACGCTGAAGGAGCGGCACGCCGGCATTACCGTCGATGTCGCCCGCATCCGTGCCATGCTTGAAGAGCGCGACAACGAGACGCGCCGGCTCAAAGGGGAGCTGGAAGCGGCGCGCACCACCCTCTCCGAGGTCAAGAGCAAGAACGAGGAGGACGAAGCCGATCTACGCGAGGCGCTCGGCACCGTTCAGTCCAAGCTCAGCGCCGCCCACGCCGACCTCCGGGCCAAGACAGAAGAGGCGGAAACGCTGAAGGCTGACCTTCTGCACGCCCGCGAGCAGCGCGAGGAAGCGCAGAGGCTGCTAGGCGAGGCGAGCAAAGCGCTGGCCGAGGTGCGCTCGCGTACCGAGGCGGAACGCAAGTCGTCGGAAGAAAAACTTGCTCTCTTGCAGGACGCGCGGGCGCAGCTCTCCGACCAGTTCAAGGCGCTCGCCGCCGACATCCTCGAGGAAAAGTCGAAATCCTTCTCCGAGGCCAACCGTGCCTCGCTCGGCACGCTGATCGATCCGCTCAAGGTGCAGCTGGCCGACTTCAAGGGCAAGGTCGAGGAAGTCTATATCAACGAGGCCAAGGAACGTTCGGCGCTCGGCGAGCAGGTCCGCCAGTTGTTCAGCCTCAACCAGCAGCTCTCGCGTGACGCCAATAATCTCACCTCCGCGCTGCGCGGCCAGAACAAGAGCCAGGGCAACTGGGGCGAACTGATCCTCGAGCGGGTGCTGGAGGCGGCCGGCCTCGTCAAAGGGCTGCACTTCACCCCGCAGGAGAGCCATTCCCGCGAGGATGGCAGCCGCATTCAGCCCGACGTCGTGCTGAACCTGCCCGGCGAGCGCTACATGGTGATCGACAGCAAGGTATCGCTCAACGCCTACGAGCTGTTCTCCACCGCCGAGGACGACGCCGTCCGCGAGGGCGCGCTGCGCCGCCATCTCGACAGCATCCGCGGCCACATCAAGGATCTCTCCGCCAAGAATTACCAGGAGATCCACGGCATCAGCGCGCTCGACTTCGTTATCCTGTTCGTGCCGATCGAGCCGGCCTTCCTGGTGGCCATCACCCGCGATGCCGAACTGTGGCACCAGGCCTGGGAGAAGAACATCCTCTTGGTCAGCCCGTCATCACTGCTGTTCGTCGTCCGCATCGTCGCTCAGCTTTGGCAGAAGGAACAGCAGAGCAAGAACGCCCAGGACATCGCCAAGCGCGGCGCCGAGCTCTACGACAAATTCGTCGGCTTCGTCGAAGACCTGGAAAAGGTGGGCAAAGGCCTCAAGGATGCCCAGGGCGCCTATGACCGCGCCTACGGCAAGTTCGCCACCGGTCGCGGCAACGTCATCCGCCAGGCGGAGATGCTGCGCGCCCTCGGCCTCAAGACGGCGAAGCGGCTCGATGCCGGCCTGTTGGAATCCGCCGATACCGACGAGGAGACGGGCGCCCTGCCCGCGCCCGAGGATCAGTTGTCGTAA
- a CDS encoding GNAT family N-acetyltransferase codes for MQSETALPPNRVSLRPCTTLDIPGLMEGLNDWQVAQWLPRVPFPYTEADARAFVASSAQTSPPDAFAIVHQAGGEFAGIVGLARSGAIGELGYWLLPRCQHRGLMSEALRLLIEHHCGSLRSLFATVDPGNTACLALLARSGFHLTGEHIRATANRQGNIVVLGYQKDLG; via the coding sequence GTGCAATCCGAGACCGCTCTTCCGCCCAATCGCGTTAGTCTGCGCCCCTGCACGACCTTGGACATACCCGGCCTTATGGAGGGATTGAACGACTGGCAAGTTGCTCAGTGGTTGCCGAGGGTACCTTTCCCCTACACGGAGGCGGATGCCCGCGCGTTCGTTGCCAGCTCAGCCCAAACAAGCCCTCCCGACGCCTTTGCCATCGTGCATCAGGCGGGAGGGGAGTTCGCCGGCATTGTGGGGCTGGCGAGAAGCGGGGCTATTGGCGAGCTCGGCTATTGGCTGCTTCCTCGCTGTCAGCATCGTGGGTTGATGTCGGAAGCGCTTAGGTTGCTGATCGAGCATCACTGCGGCTCGCTCCGATCGCTCTTTGCCACTGTCGACCCAGGCAACACCGCGTGTCTCGCTCTCCTTGCCCGGAGCGGCTTTCACCTGACCGGCGAGCACATTCGAGCGACGGCAAACCGTCAGGGTAATATCGTGGTGCTTGGGTATCAGAAAGACCTCGGGTAG
- a CDS encoding response regulator — translation MTGDKRILILEDEPLIAMDLEDLLVANGYTVVGPYSAAPEALGSLDQLKPHAALLDVYLFNGLSFEVARELKRRNIPFAFMTGLVVSDLLPADLAGARVILKPYNEKELLSFVASEQPARMNE, via the coding sequence ATGACTGGCGACAAGCGAATTCTCATCCTGGAGGATGAGCCGCTGATTGCCATGGATCTCGAGGATCTGCTGGTTGCCAACGGATATACGGTCGTCGGGCCGTACTCGGCTGCGCCCGAAGCTCTCGGCAGTCTCGATCAGTTGAAACCTCATGCGGCCTTACTCGACGTCTACCTGTTCAACGGGCTGTCGTTCGAGGTGGCGCGTGAACTGAAGCGGCGAAATATCCCCTTCGCGTTCATGACGGGTTTGGTCGTGTCGGACCTGTTGCCGGCCGATCTCGCGGGCGCGCGGGTGATCCTCAAGCCCTATAACGAGAAAGAGCTGCTATCCTTCGTGGCGAGCGAGCAGCCCGCCAGGATGAACGAATAA
- a CDS encoding Crp/Fnr family transcriptional regulator — translation MATISTSEGKTGNNLIDALRPREWELLVARLQSWTGAVGRAMQTPGNRVEWAYFPIDKAMASYRVTFGDGREVETALIGREGAIGGIVSHGHLPAFALAVVLFGGTFARISLNELDALKAEEPAIDSLFNRYADCLLAQVFQASACNASHSIQQRAARWLVAASERTGSDELTLTQDQLAGMLGVGRSYTTRVIGHFKAEGVVDTQRGRLTVLDHANLSAMACDCNDVVRGHFNTVLKGVYPEP, via the coding sequence ATGGCAACGATTTCGACATCTGAGGGCAAGACCGGCAACAATCTCATCGATGCGTTGCGTCCTCGCGAATGGGAACTTCTGGTCGCCCGTCTTCAGTCATGGACCGGCGCCGTCGGCCGGGCGATGCAAACGCCGGGAAACCGGGTCGAGTGGGCCTATTTCCCGATCGACAAGGCCATGGCCTCCTACCGGGTGACCTTCGGTGACGGGCGAGAGGTGGAAACCGCGCTCATCGGCAGAGAGGGCGCCATCGGCGGCATCGTCAGCCATGGCCATCTGCCGGCCTTTGCCTTGGCCGTGGTGCTGTTCGGCGGGACCTTCGCCCGCATATCCCTGAATGAACTCGACGCTCTGAAGGCCGAGGAACCGGCCATCGACTCCCTTTTCAACCGCTATGCCGACTGTCTCCTGGCCCAAGTGTTCCAGGCGAGTGCCTGCAACGCCTCCCATTCGATCCAGCAGCGGGCGGCCCGCTGGCTGGTCGCCGCCAGCGAGCGTACCGGGTCGGACGAACTGACGCTGACCCAGGATCAATTGGCCGGAATGCTCGGGGTCGGCCGCAGCTACACGACACGCGTCATCGGGCACTTCAAGGCTGAAGGGGTGGTGGATACGCAGCGCGGACGCCTCACGGTCCTCGATCACGCCAATCTGTCGGCGATGGCCTGCGACTGCAATGACGTGGTCCGCGGCCATTTCAACACCGTGCTGAAAGGCGTTTACCCGGAGCCATGA
- a CDS encoding pentapeptide repeat-containing protein translates to MTDLQTIDLTGSAVDQPSLNKLLAAGAARRLVGADLSGLVFGEVDLSGWQFETCILGHCKLVRTRLADSSWANCKAAFADFSRADLIDAEIIASDFNNATFRQTILTSAAFRRCKLTGADFTDARTVDLTFEEVLAVDARLPKVSFRDQKLTQVDLSGALLEGADFRGVVFEECSLRDAQLIRARFEGADLRGADLGGIRLGDAAHFRGAIISRAQATSLLKELGLRVL, encoded by the coding sequence ATGACCGATCTGCAGACCATCGATCTCACGGGTTCGGCCGTCGACCAGCCCAGCCTCAACAAGCTGCTTGCCGCCGGCGCAGCGCGTCGCCTCGTCGGGGCCGACCTCAGCGGTCTTGTCTTCGGCGAGGTCGATCTCAGCGGCTGGCAGTTCGAGACTTGCATCCTCGGCCATTGCAAGCTGGTCCGCACCCGGCTCGCCGATAGCAGCTGGGCCAACTGCAAGGCGGCCTTCGCCGACTTCAGCCGGGCCGACCTCATCGACGCGGAGATCATCGCGTCGGACTTCAACAATGCCACGTTCCGCCAGACGATCCTGACCTCCGCCGCCTTCCGGCGCTGCAAGCTGACCGGCGCCGACTTTACCGACGCCCGCACCGTCGACTTGACGTTTGAAGAGGTGTTGGCGGTCGATGCGCGCCTGCCGAAAGTGTCCTTTCGCGATCAGAAACTGACGCAGGTCGACCTTTCGGGTGCCTTGCTGGAAGGCGCCGACTTCCGGGGCGTGGTGTTCGAGGAATGCAGCCTGCGCGACGCGCAGCTCATCCGCGCCCGCTTCGAAGGCGCCGACTTGCGGGGCGCCGATCTCGGCGGCATCCGGCTTGGCGACGCGGCGCATTTCCGCGGCGCCATCATCTCCCGCGCCCAGGCGACATCGCTCCTGAAGGAGCTTGGCCTCAGGGTGCTCTGA